The following coding sequences are from one Macaca nemestrina isolate mMacNem1 chromosome 1, mMacNem.hap1, whole genome shotgun sequence window:
- the LOC105498305 gene encoding 45 kDa calcium-binding protein isoform X2, whose protein sequence is MVWSWVAMASRWGPLVGLAPRCLWLLGAVLLMDASARPANHSSTRERAANREENEILPPDHLNGVKLEMDGHLNRGFHQEVFLGKDLGGFEEDVEPRRSRRKLMVIFSKVDVNTDRKISAKEMQRWIMEKTAEHFQEAMEESKTHFRAVDPDGDGHVSWDEYKVKFLASKGHSEKEVADAIRLNEELKVDEETQEVLENLRDRWYQADSPPADLLLTEEEFLSFLHPEHSRGMLRFMVKEIVRDLGEAGSSLAGAPGPGDQQQGPGIAGKSGKVLREPQPGCGLIRSRLTDQDGDKQLSLPEFVSLPVGTVENQQGQDIDDNWVKDRKKEFEELIDSNHDGIVTAEELESYMDPMNEYNALNEAKQMIAVADENQNHHLEPEEVLKYSEFFTGSKLVDYARSVHEEF, encoded by the exons ATGGTCTGGTCCTGGGTGGCGATGGCGTCCAGGTGGGGTCCCCTCGTCGGCCTGGCTCCGCGCTGCCTCTGGCTCCTGGGGGCGGTACTCCTGATGGATGCGTCAGCACGGCCTGCCAACCACTCGTCCACTCGAGAGAGAGCGGCCAACAGGGAGGAGAACGAGATCCTGCCCCCGGACCACCTGAACGGGGTGAAGCTGGAGATGGACGGGCACCTCAATCGGGGCTTCCACCAGGAGGTCTTCCTAGGCAAGGACCTGGGGGGCTTTGAGGAGGACGTGGAGCCGCGGCGGAGCCGGAGGAAGCTGATGGTCATCTTCTCCAA GGTGGACGTGAACACCGACCGGAAGATCAGTGCCAAGGAGATGCAGCGCTGGATCATGGAGAAGACGGCCGAGCACTTCCAGGAGGCCATGGAGGAGAGCAAGACACACTTCCGTGCCGTGGACCCCGATGGGGACG GCCATGTGTCATGGGACGAGTATAAGGTGAAGTTTTTGGCGAGTAAAGGCCATAGCGAGAAGGAGGTTGCTGACGCCATCAGGCTCAACGAGGAGCTCAAAGTGGATGAGGAAA CACAGGAAGTCCTGGAGAACCTGAGGGACCGCTGGTACCAGGCAGACAGCCCCCCCGCGGACCTGCTCCTGACGGAGGAGGAGTTCCTGTCGTTCCTCCACCCCGAGCACAGCCGGGGGATGCTCAGGTTCATGGTGAAGGAGATCGTCCGGGACCTGGGTGAGGCTGGGTCCAGCCTGGCTGGCGCGCCAGGGCCCGGGGACCAACAGCAGGGGCCGGGCATCGCCGGGAAGTCGGGTAAGGTCCTGAGGGAGCCCCAGCCTGGGTGTGGGCTGATCCGTTCCCGTCTCACAGACCAGGACGGGGACAAGCAGCTGTCCCTGCCGGAGTTCGTCTCCCTGCCCGTGGGCACCGTGGAGAACCAGCAGGGCCAGGACATTGACGACAACTGggtgaaagacagaaaaaaggagTTTGAGGAGCTCATTGACTCCAACCACGACGGCATCGTGACGGCAGAGGAGctggag AGCTACATGGACCCCATGAACGAGTACAACGCCCTGAACGAGGCCAAGCAGATGATCGCGGTCGCGGACGAGAACCAGAACCACCACCTGGAGCCCGAGGAGGTGCTCAAGTACAGCGAGTTCTTCACCGGCAGCAAGCTGGTGGACTACGCGCGCAGCGTGCACGAGGAGTTCTGA
- the LOC105498304 gene encoding tumor necrosis factor receptor superfamily member 4, with protein MCVGARRLGRGPCAALLLLGLGLSTTAKLHCVGDTYPSNDRCCQECRPGNGMVSRCNRSQNTVCRPCGPGFYNDVVSAKPCKACTWCNLRSGSERKQPCTATQDTVCRCRAGTQPLDSYKPGVDCAPCPPGHFSPGDNQACKPWTNCTLAGKHTLQPASNSSDAICEDRDPPPTQPQETQGPPARPTTVQPTEAWPRTSQRPSTRPVEVPRGPAVAAILGLGLALGLLGPLAMLLALLLLRRDQRLPPDAPKAPGGGSFRTPIQEEQADAHSALAKI; from the exons ATGTGTGTGGGGGCTCGGCGGCTGGGCCGGGGGCCGTGTGCGGCTCTGCTCCTCCTGGGCCTGGGGCTGAGCACCACGGCGAAGCTCCACTGTGTCGGGGACACCTACCCCAGCAACGACCGGTGCTGTCAGGAGTGCAGGCCAG GCAACGGGATGGTGAGCCGCTGCAACCGCTCCCAGAACACGGTGTGCCGTCCGTGCGGGCCCGGCTTCTACAACGACGTGGTCAGCGCCAAGCCCTGCAAGGCCTGCACATGGTGCAACCTCA GAAGTGGGAGTGAGCGGAAACAGCCGTGCACGGCCACACAGGACACAGTCTGCCGCTGCCGGGCGGGCACCCAGCCCCTGGACAGCTACAAGCCTGGAGTTG ACTGTGCCCCCTGCCCTCCAGGGCACTTCTCCCCGGGCGACAACCAGGCCTGCAAGCCCTGGACCAA CTGCACCTTGGCCGGGAAGCACACCCTGCAGCCAGCCAGCAATAGCTCGGACGCCATCTGTGAGGACAGGGACCCCCCACCCACACAGCCCCAGGAGACGCAGGGCCCCCCGGCCAGGCCCACCACTGTCCAGCCCACTGAAGCCTGGCCCAGAACCTCACAGAGACCCTCCACCCGGCCCGTGGAGGTCCCCAGGG GCCCTGCGGTTGCTGCCatcctgggcctgggcctggcgcTGGGGCTGCTGGGCCCCCTGGCCATGCTGCTGGCCCTGCTCCTGCTCCGGAGGGACCAGAGGCTGCCCCCCGATGCCCCCAAAGCCCCTG GGGGAGGCAGTTTCCGGACCCCCATCCAAGAGGAGCAGGCTGACGCGCACTCCGCCCTGGCCAAGATCTGA
- the LOC105498305 gene encoding 45 kDa calcium-binding protein isoform X1, translating to MVWSWVAMASRWGPLVGLAPRCLWLLGAVLLMDASARPANHSSTRERAANREENEILPPDHLNGVKLEMDGHLNRGFHQEVFLGKDLGGFEEDVEPRRSRRKLMVIFSKVDVNTDRKISAKEMQRWIMEKTAEHFQEAMEESKTHFRAVDPDGDGHVSWDEYKVKFLASKGHSEKEVADAIRLNEELKVDEETQEVLENLRDRWYQADSPPADLLLTEEEFLSFLHPEHSRGMLRFMVKEIVRDLDQDGDKQLSLPEFVSLPVGTVENQQGQDIDDNWVKDRKKEFEELIDSNHDGIVTAEELESYMDPMNEYNALNEAKQMIAVADENQNHHLEPEEVLKYSEFFTGSKLVDYARSVHEEF from the exons ATGGTCTGGTCCTGGGTGGCGATGGCGTCCAGGTGGGGTCCCCTCGTCGGCCTGGCTCCGCGCTGCCTCTGGCTCCTGGGGGCGGTACTCCTGATGGATGCGTCAGCACGGCCTGCCAACCACTCGTCCACTCGAGAGAGAGCGGCCAACAGGGAGGAGAACGAGATCCTGCCCCCGGACCACCTGAACGGGGTGAAGCTGGAGATGGACGGGCACCTCAATCGGGGCTTCCACCAGGAGGTCTTCCTAGGCAAGGACCTGGGGGGCTTTGAGGAGGACGTGGAGCCGCGGCGGAGCCGGAGGAAGCTGATGGTCATCTTCTCCAA GGTGGACGTGAACACCGACCGGAAGATCAGTGCCAAGGAGATGCAGCGCTGGATCATGGAGAAGACGGCCGAGCACTTCCAGGAGGCCATGGAGGAGAGCAAGACACACTTCCGTGCCGTGGACCCCGATGGGGACG GCCATGTGTCATGGGACGAGTATAAGGTGAAGTTTTTGGCGAGTAAAGGCCATAGCGAGAAGGAGGTTGCTGACGCCATCAGGCTCAACGAGGAGCTCAAAGTGGATGAGGAAA CACAGGAAGTCCTGGAGAACCTGAGGGACCGCTGGTACCAGGCAGACAGCCCCCCCGCGGACCTGCTCCTGACGGAGGAGGAGTTCCTGTCGTTCCTCCACCCCGAGCACAGCCGGGGGATGCTCAGGTTCATGGTGAAGGAGATCGTCCGGGACCTGG ACCAGGACGGGGACAAGCAGCTGTCCCTGCCGGAGTTCGTCTCCCTGCCCGTGGGCACCGTGGAGAACCAGCAGGGCCAGGACATTGACGACAACTGggtgaaagacagaaaaaaggagTTTGAGGAGCTCATTGACTCCAACCACGACGGCATCGTGACGGCAGAGGAGctggag AGCTACATGGACCCCATGAACGAGTACAACGCCCTGAACGAGGCCAAGCAGATGATCGCGGTCGCGGACGAGAACCAGAACCACCACCTGGAGCCCGAGGAGGTGCTCAAGTACAGCGAGTTCTTCACCGGCAGCAAGCTGGTGGACTACGCGCGCAGCGTGCACGAGGAGTTCTGA
- the LOC105498303 gene encoding tumor necrosis factor receptor superfamily member 18: MCACGTLCCLALLCAASLGQRPTGGPGCGPGRLLLGTGKDARCCRVHPTRCCRDYQGEECCSEWDCVCVQPEFHCGNPCCTTCQHHPCPSGQGVQPQGKFSFGFRCVDCALGTFSRGHDGHCKPWTDCTQFGFLTVFPGNKTHNAVCVPGSPPAEPPAWLTIVLLAVAACVLLLTSAQLGLHIWQLRSQPTGPRETQLLLEVPPSTEDASSCQFPEEERGERLAEEKGRLGDLWV; this comes from the exons ATGTGTGCGTGCGGGACCCTGTGCTGCCTGGCGCTGCTGTGTGCAGCCAGCCTGGGTCAGCGCCCCACCGGGGGTCCCGGGTGCGGCCCTGGGCGCCTCCTGCTTGGGACGGGAAAGGACGCACGCTGCTGCCGCGTTCACCCGACGCGCTGCTGCCGCGATTACCAGG GCGAGGAGTGCTGCTCCGAGTGGGACTGCGTGTGTGTCCAGCCTGAATTCCACTGCGGAAACCCTTGCTGCACGACCTGCCAGCACCACCCTTGCCCCTCAGGCCAGGGGGTGCAGCCCCAGG GGAAATTCAGTTTTGGCTTCAGGTGTGTCGACTGTGCCTTGGGGACCTTCTCCAGGGGCCACGACGGCCACTGCAAACCTTGGACAGA CTGCACCCAGTTTGGGTTTCTCACCGTGTTCCCTGGAAACAAGACCCACAACGCCGTGTGCGTCCCAGGGTCCCCGCCGGCAGAGCCGCCTGCGTGGCTGACCATCGTCCTCCTGGCCGTGGCCGCCTGCGTCCTCCTCCTGACCTCGGCCCAGCTTGGACTGCACATCTGGCAGCTGAGGAGTCAGCCCACGGGGCCCCGAG AGACCCAGCTACTGCTGGAGGTGCCACCGTCGACCGAAGACGCCAGCAGCTGCCAGTTCCCTGAGGAGGAGCGGGGCGAGCGGCTGGCAGAGGAGAAAGGGCGGCTGGGAGACCTGTGGGTGTGA
- the LOC105498306 gene encoding beta-1,3-galactosyltransferase 6, producing the protein MKLLRRAWRRRAALGLGALALCGAALLYLARCAGEPGGPRTASGRSPPPPAPARAAAFLAVLVASAPRAAERRSVIRSTWLARRGAPGDVWARFAVGTAGLGTEERRALEREQARHGDLLLLPALRDAYENLTAKVLAMLAWLDEHVAFEFVLKADDDSFARLDALLAELRARDPARRRRLYWGFFSGRGRVKPGGRWREAAWQLCDYYLPYALGGGYVLSADLVRYLRLSRDYLRAWHSEDVSLGAWLAPVDVQREHDPRFDTEYRSRGCSNQYLVTHKQSLEDMLEKHATLAREGRLCKREVQLRLSYVYDWSAPPSQCCQRREGIP; encoded by the coding sequence ATGAAGCTGCTGCGGCGCGCGTGGCGGCGGCGGGCGGCGCTAGGCCTGGGCGCGCTGGCGCTGTGCGGGGCGGCGCTGCTGTACCTGGCGCGCTGCGCGGGCGAGCCCGGGGGCCCCAGGACGGCGTCGGGCCgcagccccccgccccccgcgccCGCGCGCGCCGCCGCCTTTCTGGCCGTGCTGGTGGCCAGCGCGCCCCGCGCCGCCGAGCGCCGCAGCGTGATCCGCAGCACGTGGCTGGCGCGGCGCGGGGCCCCGGGCGACGTGTGGGCGCGCTTCGCCGTGGGCACGGCCGGCCTGGGCACCGAGGAGCGGCGCGCCCTGGAGCGGGAGCAGGCGCGGCACGGGGACCTGCTGCTGCTGCCCGCGCTGCGCGACGCCTACGAAAACCTCACGGCCAAGGTGCTGGCCATGCTGGCCTGGCTGGACGAGCACGTGGCCTTCGAGTTCGTGCTCAAGGCGGACGACGACTCCTTCGCGCGGCTGGACGCGCTGCTGGCGGAGCTGCGCGCCCGCGACCCcgcgcgccgccgccgcctctACTGGGGCTTCTTCTCGGGCCGCGGCCGCGTCAAGCCCGGGGGTCGCTGGCGCGAGGCCGCCTGGCAGCTCTGCGACTACTACCTGCCCTACGCGCTGGGCGGCGGCTACGTGCTCTCGGCAGACCTGGTGCGCTACCTGCGCCTCAGCCGCGACTACCTGCGCGCCTGGCACAGCGAGGACGTGTCTCTGGGCGCCTGGCTGGCGCCGGTGGACGTGCAGCGCGAGCACGACCCGCGCTTCGACACCGAGTACCGGTCCCGCGGCTGCAGCAACCAGTACCTGGTGACGCACAAGCAGAGCCTGGAGGACATGCTGGAGAAGCACGCGACGCTGGCGCGCGAGGGCCGCCTGTGCAAGCGCGAGGTGCAGCTGCGCCTGTCCTACGTGTACGACTGGTCCGCGCCGCCCTCGCAGTGCTGCCAGAGAAGGGAGGGCATCCCCTGA